The DNA region GAAGCCATTTTGCCCCCGCTCTCTCATACTCTTTTAACTTCTTTAAAGGCTTAAAATCGTAGCTTTGCTTACTTTCATACTCCCCCTTGACAAGCCTTACAACCTCCCCATCAATCAAATCAATCGCTGGTATCAGCTCACTTTTCATCAATTCTCCTACAATAAAATAAAATTTTTTAGCAAAAGCTCTCCTGCCTCACCACTTCGCTCAGGGTGAAACTGCACACCGTAAAAATTCCCCTTTTTCACAGCCGCACTAAAAGGCTTAGAATACTCACAAGTAGCGATAGTATAGTCATTTAACCCCACACAATAACTATGCACAAAGTAAAAATAAGCCCCATTTAAGCCCTTAAAAAGTGAGTCCTCACTCTTAATCTCATTCCACCCCATATGCGGCAAAGAAAAGCCCTCTTTTTCCTCAAATTTCAAGGTTTTAAAGGGCATAATACCAAGCGTTTTTTGCTCTAATTCTTCACTAAAATCCCCTAAAATTTGCATCCCTAAACAAATTCCAAAAAGAGGCTTTTGCGTGCTTTTAATAAAATCACAAAGCCCAAATTTTTCTAAATTTCTCATCGCTGCTGCTGCTGTGCCAACACCGGGTAAAAAGAGCTTATCCGCTTTTTCAAGCTCTTTTAAATCCCTTGAAATCTCTGCTTTAAAGCCTAGTCTCTCAAGGCTAAATTTCAAACTTGCCAAATTCGCACAAGCTGTATCAATGATGTAAAGTTTCATAATGTGCCTTTGTTGTTTTCATACTCATATCTTAACGCATCAATGCTAATTAACTTTTCATCTTTCAAAATGTAAAAATAACTCCAGCCATTGTGATTTGCTTTATTAAGATATTTAGCTGCCATTTTATGTATGCTTAAAATTTCTTTATTATCACTAACTTTATTATTATGCACTAAATAGCAAATGAAATTTTGATTTTTATCATAAAAACGCTCATTTTCCTTTAAAAACCCCGCGTTTAAGAGCCTTTCTAAACTTACTTTTGGAGGCTTAATTTCAAGTTCATTTCTGGTAAGTTCATTATCTTCTACGCAAACTTGCTCAATTCTCGCCTTAGCAATTTTGACATAATTTTCATCTTGTTCTATTCCTATAAAATGGCGACCTAGTCTTTTTGCAACTGCTCCTGTTGTGCCTGTGCCAAAAAAGGGGTCTAAGACTAAAGCGCCGTTTTTTGTGCTAGAGAGTATGACTTTTTCAAGCAAAGCTTCTGGCTTTTGTGTGGAATGAGCCTTTTTGCCATTTTTATCTTTTAATCTCTCATTTCCTATGCAAATTCCTATATTCCAAATAGATTTTTCTTGCTTATTATGATTTAAAAATTTCATTGTTTTATAATTAAAAGTGAATTTTGCATTTTTATTTTTAGAACACCAAATTAAAGTCTCGTGTGCATTACAAAACCTTGTACCTTTGAAATTTGGCACAGGGTTGGATTTTGCCCAAATCACAT from Campylobacter upsaliensis includes:
- a CDS encoding DNA-methyltransferase: MMVRKDVILQGDCLKILKTIPNKSVDLIFADPPYFMQTDGELLRTNGEIFKGVNDAWDKFESLQAYDEFCKTWLSECKRILKDVGSIWVIGSFQNIFRLGYIMQDLGFWILNDVIWAKSNPVPNFKGTRFCNAHETLIWCSKNKNAKFTFNYKTMKFLNHNKQEKSIWNIGICIGNERLKDKNGKKAHSTQKPEALLEKVILSSTKNGALVLDPFFGTGTTGAVAKRLGRHFIGIEQDENYVKIAKARIEQVCVEDNELTRNELEIKPPKVSLERLLNAGFLKENERFYDKNQNFICYLVHNNKVSDNKEILSIHKMAAKYLNKANHNGWSYFYILKDEKLISIDALRYEYENNKGTL
- the hisH gene encoding imidazole glycerol phosphate synthase subunit HisH, with protein sequence MKLYIIDTACANLASLKFSLERLGFKAEISRDLKELEKADKLFLPGVGTAAAAMRNLEKFGLCDFIKSTQKPLFGICLGMQILGDFSEELEQKTLGIMPFKTLKFEEKEGFSLPHMGWNEIKSEDSLFKGLNGAYFYFVHSYCVGLNDYTIATCEYSKPFSAAVKKGNFYGVQFHPERSGEAGELLLKNFILL